A genomic stretch from Rhodobacterales bacterium HKCCA1288 includes:
- a CDS encoding transcriptional regulator: protein METHKAKRVEITIEAVMETRLTDALVKAGVTGFTILPVLGGSGRSGQWSREGQVSRAGGMINVVCIIRPEKLEALLKAAFAVVERHIGVVSVTDCEVLRAERF, encoded by the coding sequence ATGGAAACGCATAAGGCAAAACGGGTTGAGATCACAATTGAGGCGGTCATGGAAACCCGCCTCACGGATGCATTGGTCAAGGCGGGGGTGACAGGCTTCACCATCCTGCCCGTGTTGGGCGGGTCGGGCCGTTCAGGACAATGGAGCCGCGAGGGTCAGGTCAGCCGCGCAGGCGGAATGATCAACGTGGTCTGCATCATTCGCCCAGAAAAGCTAGAGGCGCTGCTCAAAGCGGCATTCGCGGTGGTGGAGCGGCATATCGGTGTGGTCAGCGTGACTGACTGCGAAGTCCTCCGCGCCGAACGATTTTAA
- a CDS encoding sodium-dependent bicarbonate transport family permease, producing MDSILSLAAQNLISPIILFFVLGFAAAFARSDLSVPEAVAKGMSLYLLFAIGFKGGASVAAHGIDQTLIFSILAGVILSFVLPFIAFALLRVMTGLTAIDAAAVAAHYGSISIVTFVAASSVLQTAGLMSEGYMVAVAAAMEAPAILAALWLVARADAKADQGGGMDAGLLREILLNGSIVLLIGSFIIGGITGQEGLDKIASFIVSPFQGVLCLFLLDMGLVAGRGLRDARHLLKPGLFAFGVLMPLIGSCLGLGAGLLLGLSTGGVMLMMTLSASASYIAVPAAMRVALPEGNPSIYLTLSLGITFPFNLTLGIPIYLALARAATGG from the coding sequence ATGGACTCGATCCTGTCGCTCGCGGCGCAGAACCTGATCTCGCCCATCATCTTGTTTTTCGTCTTAGGATTTGCAGCTGCTTTTGCGCGCTCTGACCTCAGCGTGCCCGAGGCCGTAGCGAAAGGGATGTCGCTCTATTTGCTCTTTGCCATTGGCTTCAAAGGCGGGGCTAGCGTGGCCGCGCATGGCATTGACCAAACGTTGATCTTCTCAATTTTGGCTGGGGTGATTTTGTCGTTTGTTCTGCCTTTCATCGCCTTCGCTTTGCTGCGCGTGATGACAGGGCTAACGGCCATTGATGCCGCCGCAGTGGCGGCACATTACGGCTCGATCTCGATCGTGACCTTTGTCGCGGCAAGTTCAGTGCTGCAAACTGCAGGTTTGATGAGCGAAGGCTATATGGTCGCGGTCGCCGCCGCGATGGAGGCCCCTGCAATCTTGGCCGCCCTGTGGCTTGTGGCACGGGCCGATGCAAAAGCGGATCAAGGCGGCGGTATGGATGCGGGTCTGCTGCGGGAAATCCTGCTGAATGGGTCTATTGTTTTGCTCATCGGATCCTTCATTATTGGCGGGATCACAGGCCAAGAGGGCTTGGATAAAATTGCCTCTTTCATCGTATCTCCCTTCCAAGGGGTGCTGTGCCTTTTCCTTTTGGATATGGGCCTTGTAGCGGGGCGCGGCCTGCGGGATGCGCGGCATTTGCTGAAGCCAGGGCTTTTTGCCTTTGGCGTGCTGATGCCCTTAATCGGCAGTTGCCTTGGCCTCGGAGCTGGGTTGCTTTTGGGTCTGTCGACAGGCGGCGTGATGTTGATGATGACGCTCTCCGCCTCGGCCTCTTATATCGCGGTGCCTGCTGCAATGCGCGTGGCCCTGCCTGAGGGCAATCCTTCAATCTATCTCACCCTATCGCTCGGGATTACGTTCCCGTTCAATTTGACATTGGGCATACCAATTTATCTGGCATTGGCGCGCGCCGCCACGGGAGGCTAA
- a CDS encoding carbonic anhydrase: MHRIKSLPSYLLERYQDWKVKSFPENRDWFRKLATEGQNPKAMVIACCDSRVAVTSVFGQRTGELFIHRNIANLVPPFTPDGQHHGTAAAVEFAIKNLKIEHLIIMGHSNCGGVRGCIDMCQGRAPDLEKKESFVGRWLDVLRPGFDRVKDITPPEVQQTMLEKEGIQVSLENLMSYPVVAEAVGSKNLTLHGIWADIADMDIESYDGTLRHFVKV, translated from the coding sequence ATGCACCGCATTAAATCACTGCCAAGTTATTTGCTTGAACGCTATCAGGATTGGAAAGTGAAATCCTTTCCTGAGAACCGGGATTGGTTTCGCAAATTGGCAACCGAAGGGCAGAATCCAAAGGCCATGGTCATAGCCTGCTGCGACAGCCGCGTTGCTGTGACATCCGTGTTTGGGCAACGCACAGGCGAATTATTCATTCACCGCAACATTGCCAATCTGGTGCCCCCTTTTACCCCTGACGGGCAGCATCACGGCACCGCTGCCGCGGTCGAGTTTGCAATTAAGAACCTCAAAATCGAGCATCTCATCATCATGGGCCATTCCAATTGCGGCGGCGTGCGGGGGTGTATTGACATGTGCCAAGGCCGCGCCCCCGATTTGGAAAAGAAAGAAAGCTTTGTGGGCCGTTGGTTGGATGTTTTGCGGCCAGGATTTGACAGGGTCAAAGATATCACCCCCCCTGAGGTTCAACAAACCATGCTTGAGAAAGAGGGGATACAAGTCTCGCTTGAAAATCTGATGAGCTATCCCGTGGTGGCCGAGGCTGTAGGTTCAAAGAACCTGACCCTGCATGGGATTTGGGCCGATATCGCGGATATGGATATCGAAAGCTATGACGGCACATTACGCCATTTTGTCAAAGTCTAA
- a CDS encoding leucyl aminopeptidase family protein codes for MSHALRFARPDEFPDTDAIPVHVISADGADAALAQLDAASRQWAITHGFSGALGKTCLLPNAAGGIAAVLLGVGTSADRIRKRFAAGAAISDLPKGLYEVASASLEGHPQNLREEIALGYLLAGYRFDRYRQKSGREAALVALAGIDAPHFERLAEAEAMVRDLVNTPAQDMGPEELEEAARDLAARYNAKISVILGDDLLAQNFPMIHAVGRASPRAPRLIDMTWGEGGPQITLVGKGVCFDTGGLNLKPGSSMGTMKKDMGGAANVLGLARMIMDAGLKLRLRILIPAVENAVDGSAFRPSDILTARNGMTVEINNTDAEGRLVLADALALGAEGSPDLMISMATLTGAARVAVGPDLAPFYTDDEGLAAQISAKSPEQFDPVWRMPFHAPYEAMIEPGIADLDNAPSGGMAGSITAALFLRRFTQGAARYCHFDIFAWQQSDAPARPKGGLGQGIRALYAVLSEGV; via the coding sequence ATGTCCCACGCGCTGCGATTTGCCCGCCCAGATGAATTTCCTGATACGGATGCAATCCCCGTTCATGTGATCAGCGCCGATGGGGCTGATGCGGCTTTGGCTCAGTTGGACGCGGCCTCACGGCAATGGGCCATAACCCATGGCTTTAGCGGGGCATTGGGCAAAACCTGTCTTCTGCCCAATGCGGCGGGTGGAATTGCCGCCGTTTTGTTGGGGGTGGGAACGTCCGCTGATCGGATCAGGAAACGGTTCGCTGCAGGTGCCGCGATTTCTGATTTGCCAAAAGGTCTTTATGAGGTGGCCTCAGCCTCATTGGAGGGCCACCCGCAAAACCTTCGCGAAGAAATTGCACTGGGGTATTTACTGGCGGGATATCGGTTTGACCGCTATCGTCAAAAATCAGGTCGCGAGGCGGCCTTGGTGGCGCTTGCGGGCATAGATGCCCCGCATTTTGAACGGCTCGCCGAAGCCGAGGCCATGGTGCGTGATCTGGTTAACACCCCTGCGCAAGACATGGGCCCCGAAGAATTGGAGGAGGCCGCCCGCGATTTGGCGGCGCGCTATAACGCCAAGATTTCCGTGATCCTTGGGGACGATCTATTGGCGCAGAATTTCCCGATGATTCATGCGGTCGGTCGGGCCAGTCCCCGCGCGCCTCGTTTGATTGATATGACTTGGGGCGAAGGCGGGCCGCAAATCACCTTGGTGGGCAAGGGCGTGTGTTTTGACACAGGCGGTTTGAACCTGAAACCTGGATCATCTATGGGCACGATGAAAAAGGATATGGGGGGGGCTGCCAATGTTTTGGGCCTTGCTCGGATGATTATGGATGCGGGTCTAAAGCTGCGGTTACGGATCTTGATCCCTGCAGTTGAAAATGCCGTTGATGGTTCAGCCTTTCGCCCCAGTGATATTTTGACCGCGCGCAACGGCATGACGGTCGAGATCAACAACACTGATGCCGAGGGGCGGTTGGTCTTGGCTGACGCCTTGGCGCTTGGGGCCGAAGGTAGCCCCGATCTTATGATTTCTATGGCAACATTAACTGGGGCTGCGCGGGTCGCAGTGGGGCCAGATCTTGCACCATTTTACACTGATGATGAGGGTCTTGCCGCGCAGATCAGTGCCAAGAGCCCTGAACAGTTCGACCCTGTTTGGCGTATGCCCTTTCACGCCCCTTATGAGGCTATGATTGAACCGGGCATTGCCGATCTGGATAACGCGCCCTCTGGGGGCATGGCAGGGTCGATTACGGCGGCCTTGTTTTTGCGCCGCTTCACCCAAGGCGCCGCGCGCTATTGTCACTTCGATATTTTTGCTTGGCAGCAAAGTGATGCACCTGCGCGCCCAAAAGGGGGTTTGGGTCAGGGCATTCGTGCGCTATACGCGGTGCTGTCTGAAGGGGTTTAA
- a CDS encoding C40 family peptidase — MASDPRITASNGRVALRALQGQVMADEFLDGTWMTVQQPLANIMTEPKGTRASQLLFGERFLALETRDGQVFGQAERDGQVGYILSQALAAETPVTHWVTAPATHLYPRPDVKSPPDVSIFFGARVNVVEPAKEGESFHRIQTGHHVPKSHLRPLTARFSDTVGVADLFLGTPYLWGGSSRWGIDCSGLIQLAMRACGQDCPRDSDQQEAALGALLPEDAPLRRGDLVFWKGHVGIMADEEMLLHANAHHMAVAYEPLAHAEARIRTSGGGEITARKHVLIE; from the coding sequence ATGGCAAGCGATCCACGGATCACGGCAAGCAATGGGCGGGTGGCGCTTCGGGCGCTGCAAGGTCAGGTTATGGCGGATGAATTCTTGGATGGCACATGGATGACGGTGCAGCAACCGTTGGCCAATATCATGACCGAACCAAAGGGCACACGGGCGAGCCAATTGTTGTTTGGCGAGCGGTTTTTGGCGCTTGAAACGCGCGATGGGCAAGTTTTCGGTCAAGCAGAGCGGGACGGCCAAGTCGGTTATATTTTATCGCAGGCCCTTGCGGCAGAAACGCCCGTCACCCATTGGGTCACCGCCCCTGCAACCCATCTCTATCCGCGCCCCGATGTAAAATCGCCGCCCGATGTGTCGATCTTTTTCGGCGCACGTGTGAATGTGGTTGAGCCTGCGAAAGAGGGCGAAAGCTTTCACCGCATCCAGACGGGGCATCATGTTCCAAAATCCCACCTGCGCCCCTTAACAGCGCGGTTTTCGGATACGGTGGGCGTGGCTGATCTATTCCTTGGAACCCCCTATCTTTGGGGCGGCAGCAGCCGATGGGGCATTGATTGCTCTGGCCTGATCCAATTGGCGATGCGCGCCTGTGGACAAGACTGCCCACGGGACAGTGACCAACAAGAGGCAGCGCTCGGCGCGCTTTTGCCCGAGGATGCACCGCTGCGCCGCGGGGATTTGGTGTTTTGGAAGGGTCATGTCGGGATCATGGCCGATGAAGAGATGCTGTTGCACGCAAATGCCCATCACATGGCGGTGGCCTATGAGCCGCTTGCCCATGCCGAGGCGCGTATTCGCACGTCTGGCGGTGGCGAGATCACCGCGCGCAAACATGTCTTGATAGAATGA
- a CDS encoding DUF2794 domain-containing protein: MVMHTQSFGASHIPEKVAFDRGELSAILSIYGRMVAAGEWRDYGMSLLSDVAIFSVFRRTAEHPIYRIEKRPKLAGKQGMYSVIGMDGRILKRGHDLRNVLRVLERKLIRAVDD, translated from the coding sequence ATGGTGATGCATACTCAATCCTTTGGCGCTTCCCATATTCCCGAAAAGGTCGCCTTTGATCGCGGCGAATTATCGGCGATCCTGTCGATTTATGGCCGCATGGTGGCTGCAGGTGAATGGCGCGATTATGGAATGTCGCTGCTGAGTGATGTTGCGATTTTCTCAGTTTTCCGCCGCACCGCCGAACACCCCATTTATCGGATTGAAAAGCGCCCCAAATTGGCAGGCAAGCAGGGAATGTATTCCGTGATTGGGATGGACGGGCGCATTCTCAAGCGCGGGCATGATCTGCGCAATGTCCTGCGCGTGCTAGAGCGCAAATTGATCCGCGCCGTAGACGATTAA
- a CDS encoding branched-chain amino acid aminotransferase, which produces MSGTYDNRDGKIWLDGALVDWREANVHILTHAMHYASSVFEGERAYGGKIFLSRAHSERLHFSAGQLDFEIPFTVDQIEAAKAEVLAANGLSDAYVRAVAWRGAGEDMGVSSRRNPVRLAIAAWGWGNYYGDAKTKGAKLDIARWKRPSPETAPSHAKAAGLYMICTMSKHEAEAKGCSDAMMFDYRGYVAEATGANIFFVKDGEVHTPKPDCFLNGLTRQTVIGMLNDRQIKVHERHIMPEELEGFEQCWLTGTAAEVTPVGQIGSYNFEVGALTRNISDAYEKLVRA; this is translated from the coding sequence ATGAGCGGCACCTACGATAACCGCGATGGGAAAATCTGGCTGGATGGGGCTTTGGTCGATTGGCGCGAGGCCAATGTGCATATTCTGACCCATGCGATGCATTATGCATCTTCCGTCTTTGAGGGCGAGCGCGCCTATGGTGGCAAAATTTTCCTCAGCCGCGCCCATTCCGAACGGCTGCATTTTTCCGCAGGCCAATTGGACTTCGAAATTCCGTTTACTGTTGACCAAATTGAGGCTGCCAAGGCCGAGGTTCTCGCGGCCAATGGCCTGAGCGATGCCTATGTGCGCGCGGTTGCGTGGCGCGGCGCGGGTGAGGATATGGGTGTCTCCTCTCGCCGTAACCCCGTTCGTTTGGCCATCGCGGCATGGGGCTGGGGCAATTACTATGGGGATGCAAAAACCAAAGGCGCCAAACTTGATATCGCGCGGTGGAAACGCCCCTCGCCCGAAACGGCGCCAAGCCATGCCAAGGCAGCAGGCCTTTATATGATCTGCACAATGTCCAAGCATGAGGCCGAAGCCAAAGGCTGCTCGGATGCCATGATGTTTGATTATCGTGGCTATGTCGCCGAGGCGACAGGCGCAAATATCTTCTTCGTCAAAGATGGCGAAGTGCATACGCCAAAGCCAGATTGCTTCCTCAATGGCCTAACCCGCCAGACAGTTATCGGTATGTTGAACGATCGCCAAATCAAGGTGCATGAGCGTCATATCATGCCCGAAGAATTGGAAGGGTTTGAACAATGCTGGCTGACGGGCACCGCCGCAGAAGTCACCCCAGTGGGTCAGATTGGCAGCTATAATTTCGAGGTTGGCGCCCTGACGCGGAACATCTCGGACGCCTACGAAAAACTGGTTCGCGCCTAA
- a CDS encoding MarR family transcriptional regulator, with product MAERAVNNPIGTGESLLFLTDEQLRRGIEAMFFAYRGFTADPDRILQNYEYGRAHHRAIHFINRTPGTTVNNLLNILGVTKQSLNRVLRSLIADGLVESRVGVQDKRERHLYLTETGAKLERELSEAQRNRMRAAYRNAGPEAVAGFRAVLEQMMDPEMLRHFQAGLDT from the coding sequence ATGGCAGAGCGTGCAGTCAATAACCCCATCGGCACGGGCGAAAGCTTGCTCTTTTTGACGGATGAGCAGCTGCGCCGCGGGATTGAGGCGATGTTTTTCGCCTATCGGGGATTTACCGCTGATCCTGATCGCATTTTGCAGAATTACGAATATGGTCGCGCTCATCATCGTGCCATCCATTTCATCAACCGCACCCCTGGAACGACAGTCAATAACCTGCTGAATATTCTGGGCGTGACCAAGCAGTCCCTCAATCGCGTTCTGCGCAGTCTGATCGCTGATGGTTTGGTCGAAAGCCGCGTTGGGGTGCAGGATAAGCGCGAACGGCATCTTTATCTCACCGAAACAGGTGCCAAGCTTGAACGCGAATTGTCAGAGGCGCAGCGCAACCGCATGCGCGCGGCCTATCGCAATGCGGGGCCAGAGGCCGTGGCAGGATTTCGTGCTGTCCTTGAGCAGATGATGGATCCTGAGATGCTGCGCCATTTCCAAGCAGGTTTGGATACCTAA
- a CDS encoding response regulator has product MADTNPHILIVDDDERIRGLLQKFLIRNGFLASVARDAAQARRLLQGLDFDLIVLDVMMPGEDGISLTQDLRKTMDCPILLLTAKGEAQDRIAGFEAGADDYLPKPFEPKELLLRIGAILRRMPQPEASQNLPKLLHLGAMRFDIDRGELWQGDQPLRLTATEAALMRIFATHVNSSVTRQQLVEELGRDKMAGGDPAQERAIDVQITRLRRKIEADPKQPRYLQTVRGAGYMLVPD; this is encoded by the coding sequence ATGGCAGACACCAACCCGCATATCTTGATCGTGGATGATGATGAACGCATCCGCGGGCTGTTGCAAAAATTTCTCATCCGCAACGGGTTTCTGGCCAGTGTTGCACGCGATGCTGCGCAAGCCCGCCGCCTGTTGCAAGGGTTGGATTTCGATTTGATTGTGCTTGATGTTATGATGCCGGGTGAGGATGGCATTAGCCTGACACAAGATTTGCGCAAAACGATGGATTGCCCAATCTTGCTTTTGACGGCCAAGGGCGAGGCGCAAGATCGTATTGCGGGTTTTGAGGCGGGGGCAGATGATTATTTGCCAAAACCCTTTGAGCCCAAGGAATTGCTATTGCGTATCGGCGCGATCCTGCGCCGTATGCCGCAACCCGAAGCCAGCCAAAATCTGCCCAAATTGCTGCATCTTGGGGCCATGCGCTTTGACATTGATCGTGGCGAGTTGTGGCAGGGTGATCAGCCTTTACGCCTGACTGCCACCGAGGCCGCATTGATGCGGATCTTTGCAACCCATGTGAACAGTTCTGTGACCCGTCAGCAGTTGGTCGAAGAATTGGGCCGTGACAAGATGGCAGGCGGTGACCCTGCGCAAGAGCGCGCAATTGATGTGCAAATCACCCGCCTACGCCGCAAGATTGAAGCTGACCCGAAACAACCCCGTTATCTGCAAACTGTCCGCGGCGCGGGCTATATGTTGGTGCCTGACTGA
- a CDS encoding histone deacetylase family protein, with protein MATWLFENPFAQDHRTPEGHPEQVARIAAIKAHLDSLDFVGLERHAAPLATEDDLRLCHPQAYIDQLKAALPTQGQVALDGDTFLSPASWQAALSGVGGVIAAIDAVMEGRAKNAFVLTRPPGHHAETATAMGFCLFGSVAIGAKHALERAGAARVAVIDFDVHHGNGTQDLLWGETRALFVSSHQMPLYPGSGARGERGVAGNILNVPLPPNSDGALMQQAYLRDVFPRLVEFAPDLILISAGFDAHQADPLANLNWDETDFAWLTREICAFAETQCAGRVVSALEGGYDLPSLGRSVAAHVTELMEASK; from the coding sequence ATGGCGACATGGCTTTTTGAAAATCCATTTGCGCAAGATCATCGGACGCCAGAGGGCCATCCCGAACAGGTGGCGCGCATTGCGGCCATAAAGGCCCATTTGGATAGCTTAGATTTCGTGGGGCTTGAACGCCACGCGGCCCCATTGGCCACGGAAGACGATCTGCGATTGTGCCACCCCCAAGCCTATATTGACCAACTCAAAGCGGCTTTGCCCACGCAGGGGCAAGTTGCGCTTGATGGCGATACCTTTCTGTCGCCCGCCTCATGGCAGGCCGCGCTTTCGGGCGTAGGGGGTGTGATTGCAGCAATAGATGCCGTGATGGAGGGCCGCGCCAAAAACGCATTTGTCCTCACGCGGCCACCTGGGCATCACGCCGAAACTGCAACAGCCATGGGGTTTTGTCTGTTTGGGTCAGTGGCGATTGGGGCCAAACATGCACTCGAGCGGGCGGGGGCCGCACGGGTGGCCGTGATAGATTTCGATGTGCATCACGGCAACGGCACGCAAGATTTGCTGTGGGGTGAAACCCGCGCTTTGTTTGTCTCGTCACACCAGATGCCGCTTTATCCCGGATCGGGGGCGCGTGGCGAACGTGGCGTGGCGGGTAATATTCTGAATGTGCCCCTTCCACCCAATTCAGACGGGGCCCTGATGCAACAGGCCTATCTTCGCGATGTATTTCCGCGATTGGTTGAATTTGCGCCTGACCTTATCCTGATTTCCGCAGGTTTTGACGCGCATCAGGCGGATCCATTGGCCAATCTAAATTGGGATGAAACGGATTTTGCATGGCTGACGCGAGAAATTTGCGCATTTGCCGAAACCCAATGCGCGGGGCGGGTGGTCTCGGCGCTAGAGGGCGGTTATGATCTGCCCTCACTGGGGCGCAGTGTTGCGGCCCATGTCACAGAATTGATGGAAGCTTCTAAATGA
- a CDS encoding exodeoxyribonuclease VII small subunit, with amino-acid sequence MTDDNDLAQMSFEDALRALEEVVAKLERGDVPLDQSIALYERGAALRARCEAKLKEAEEKVSKITLDGTGAPTGSTPVEGL; translated from the coding sequence ATGACAGATGACAACGACCTTGCGCAGATGAGTTTTGAAGACGCCTTGCGCGCCCTAGAGGAAGTCGTGGCCAAGCTTGAGCGTGGGGATGTGCCACTTGACCAATCCATCGCGCTCTATGAACGGGGGGCTGCGCTGCGCGCACGCTGTGAGGCCAAGCTCAAAGAGGCCGAAGAAAAAGTCTCCAAAATCACCCTAGATGGCACAGGCGCGCCAACGGGCAGCACCCCAGTTGAGGGGCTTTGA
- a CDS encoding polyprenyl synthetase family protein — protein sequence MRYALQGGKGLRGFLVLEASALYGIPAASALPAAGAVEAIHAYSLIHDDLPCMDDDDLRRGQPTVHKKWNEAIAVLAGDALQSFAFALLADPNLGAAEVRIKLVATLAEAAGARGMVLGQAQDIAAETAASPLTLEQITELQSNKTGALLEWPAHAAAIIAGQDPAPLRAYARAIGLAFQIADDILDVEGDSSKAGKALRKDADAGKATFVTLLGLDGAKAEAARLVAEAETALAPFGDKAQSLRDLARFIIARDR from the coding sequence ATGCGCTATGCGTTGCAGGGTGGCAAGGGTTTGCGTGGGTTTTTGGTGCTTGAGGCATCGGCGCTATATGGCATTCCTGCGGCCTCCGCGCTTCCTGCGGCGGGTGCGGTTGAGGCCATCCACGCCTATAGTCTGATCCACGATGATCTGCCTTGCATGGACGATGACGACCTGCGCCGCGGTCAACCCACTGTTCACAAGAAATGGAACGAGGCGATTGCGGTTCTCGCGGGGGATGCGCTGCAAAGTTTTGCATTCGCGCTTTTGGCTGATCCTAATCTTGGGGCTGCGGAGGTGCGGATCAAATTGGTGGCGACCTTGGCTGAAGCCGCAGGTGCGCGCGGTATGGTTTTAGGTCAGGCGCAGGACATTGCTGCAGAAACCGCTGCGTCCCCCTTGACCCTTGAGCAAATCACGGAATTGCAAAGCAATAAAACGGGCGCGCTGTTGGAATGGCCCGCCCATGCCGCAGCGATCATAGCGGGCCAAGATCCCGCACCACTGAGGGCATATGCCCGTGCAATTGGCCTCGCCTTTCAGATTGCTGATGACATTTTGGATGTGGAGGGTGACAGCAGCAAGGCAGGTAAGGCCCTGCGCAAAGATGCCGATGCGGGCAAAGCGACCTTTGTCACACTTCTGGGGCTAGACGGTGCCAAGGCTGAGGCAGCGCGCTTGGTCGCTGAGGCGGAAACGGCCCTCGCACCATTCGGGGATAAAGCCCAAAGCCTGCGCGACCTTGCCCGATTCATCATTGCCCGCGACAGATAG
- a CDS encoding 1-deoxy-D-xylulose-5-phosphate synthase: MTDRPKTPLLDQVTTPRDLQRFSDHDLIRLADELRAETISAVSETGGHLGAGLGVVELTVALHAVFDAPRDKIIWDVSHQCYPHKILTGRRDRIRSLRQKGGLSGFTKRSESPYDPFGAAHSSTSISAALGFAVARDLSGACETGLGDAIAIIGDGSISAGMAYEALNNAGHLKKRLIVILNDNEMSIAPPTGAMSAYLSRLYAGAPFQEFKAAAKGAVSLLPEPFQHGARRAKELLKSATVGGTLFEELGFDYIGPIDGHDMDQLLAVLRTVKARADGPMLIHAITKKGKGYAEDRPDRGHATARFDVVTGKQHKAPSNAPSYTRVFADALIAEAAEDPLVTAVTAAMPDGTGLNLFAERFPERCFDVGIAEQHAVTFSAGMAAGGLKPFCALYSTFLQRGYDQVVHDVAIQRLPVRFAIDRAGLVGADGATHAGSFDIAYLANLPDFVVMAAADEAELVHMVRTALEIGDRPSAFRFPRGEGVGVELPARGQALEIGKGRMIADGNRVALLNFGTRLKEVREAAEILAQKGITPTIADARFAKPLDTDLIDQLARHHEALITIEEGAIGGFGSHVAQHLAETGVFDRGIKYRSMVLPDIFIDQASPRDMYAVAGMNAEDIVTKVLMTLGVDVLGKRA; encoded by the coding sequence ATGACAGATAGACCTAAAACACCGCTTTTGGATCAAGTGACCACGCCGCGTGATTTGCAGCGGTTTTCTGATCATGATCTGATCCGCTTGGCCGATGAATTGCGCGCCGAGACGATTTCGGCTGTCTCCGAGACGGGTGGGCATTTGGGGGCTGGTCTGGGTGTAGTTGAATTGACCGTGGCACTTCACGCCGTATTTGACGCCCCGCGTGACAAGATCATTTGGGATGTCAGCCACCAATGTTATCCGCATAAGATTTTGACAGGGCGGCGGGATCGTATCCGCAGTCTGCGCCAAAAGGGTGGCTTGTCAGGCTTCACGAAACGCAGCGAGTCGCCCTATGACCCGTTTGGCGCTGCGCATAGCTCCACCTCTATTTCTGCGGCGCTTGGCTTTGCCGTTGCGCGCGATTTAAGCGGTGCCTGCGAGACAGGTTTGGGAGATGCGATTGCGATTATCGGTGATGGTTCGATTTCCGCAGGCATGGCCTATGAGGCCCTGAACAATGCGGGCCATCTGAAAAAGCGGTTGATTGTGATCCTCAACGACAATGAAATGTCGATTGCACCGCCGACAGGTGCGATGTCGGCTTATTTGTCCCGCCTTTATGCAGGCGCGCCGTTTCAGGAATTCAAAGCCGCCGCCAAGGGCGCAGTATCGCTTTTGCCTGAGCCTTTCCAACATGGGGCGCGCCGCGCGAAAGAACTGCTGAAATCCGCGACAGTCGGCGGCACCTTGTTCGAAGAATTGGGCTTTGATTACATCGGCCCGATTGATGGGCATGATATGGATCAGCTGCTTGCGGTTCTGCGCACCGTCAAGGCGCGGGCGGATGGGCCGATGCTCATTCATGCGATTACCAAGAAGGGCAAAGGTTATGCTGAAGATCGCCCAGATCGCGGCCACGCCACCGCGCGCTTCGATGTGGTCACGGGCAAGCAACATAAAGCACCCTCAAACGCGCCCTCATATACGCGTGTCTTTGCAGATGCGCTGATTGCCGAAGCCGCCGAGGATCCGTTGGTGACGGCTGTCACGGCGGCGATGCCAGACGGAACAGGCCTGAACCTTTTTGCAGAACGCTTTCCCGAACGCTGTTTTGATGTGGGCATTGCCGAACAGCATGCGGTGACCTTTTCGGCGGGTATGGCCGCGGGTGGATTAAAACCCTTCTGCGCGCTTTATTCGACCTTCTTGCAACGCGGCTATGATCAAGTTGTGCATGACGTGGCCATACAACGTCTGCCTGTGCGCTTTGCGATTGATCGCGCCGGGCTTGTTGGTGCCGATGGCGCCACCCATGCGGGCAGTTTTGACATCGCCTATCTGGCAAATTTGCCCGATTTCGTGGTGATGGCGGCCGCCGATGAAGCGGAATTGGTGCATATGGTGCGCACCGCCCTCGAGATTGGGGATCGCCCCTCTGCCTTCCGCTTTCCGCGCGGCGAAGGTGTTGGGGTCGAGTTACCTGCACGCGGTCAGGCGCTTGAAATTGGCAAGGGGCGGATGATCGCGGACGGCAATCGCGTGGCTCTCTTGAACTTTGGCACCCGTCTGAAAGAAGTGCGCGAAGCTGCAGAGATTTTGGCCCAGAAAGGGATCACGCCCACGATTGCTGACGCGCGTTTTGCCAAACCCTTGGATACAGATTTGATCGACCAACTCGCCCGCCATCACGAGGCGCTGATCACCATCGAAGAAGGGGCGATTGGCGGCTTTGGCAGCCATGTGGCGCAGCATCTCGCGGAAACGGGCGTGTTTGATCGGGGGATCAAATATCGCTCCATGGTGCTGCCCGATATTTTCATCGACCAAGCCAGCCCGCGCGACATGTATGCGGTGGCAGGCATGAATGCCGAGGATATCGTGACCAAGGTTCTCATGACCTTGGGTGTAGATGTTTTGGGGAAGCGGGCTTAA